ACGCCGATGATGCCGGCAACCGTTTCCATCTCGTTCCAACCTTTCCGAAGTTTCAATCTTGCGCCCGGGCAGTGTGCACACGGGTGCCCGGGCTGAAACCTAGGGTAGTCCGACGCGCATTAGCACGACGTTAAGGTCGCAGGCATCGTATTAAGATGGCGTTAAGACGGTACACGCGCCCGCCAGGTGGGTGGCGGTGCGAGCGAGTTGCGGGTGGTGGCCCGGCGAGTGACGCGCCGAAGCGAGGAGCTGGGAGTCTCGCCAGCACCCGATGGAATCCTGGCCATGAAGCTCAACTGGCAATGGCTCCAAAAGGCATCCCTTTCATGGCCATGTATGTTCCCGAATTCTTTGAATCCGGCACAAAATTGGAGGTTTGACAATTATGTAATGAAATACATAATAAATTTTGTTTACAAAGCCAGAGAAATGCCTGGTCGCAAAATTTCAATGCGTCCAAACTAAAAGAGAAGGTATTCTATAATTGTCAAACCTCCAATTTTGTGCCGTAATCTCGGAAACCCGGAACACAAAAGCCACGCGGTGCGTGCTCGCAGCGGCCGCCATCGGAGCCCACCTGCTACCGCAATGCCGTTGCTTTTTGGGGCCCTCGATAAAACACCCCCTACTCGAACAACCGCCCATGCGTAACCGCGACACGCCCGATCATCCGTGTAACCCGCCGTTCGCGAGACGGCGGGTTACCCCGCAGTACGAGGCCATGCTAACCTGTTCGCGCACGAAGCGTTTGGATGACGATTCCGGGAGATACCCGCCACCATGTGGGAGCCGAAGGGGCAGAAACTCTCAGGCAAAAGGACTGGAATCCGACAAACCTCTGGAAAGCCGTTCGATCGGCACCGAAGAAGCAAGCTCTGCGGCTCACCCGCAGGGTTCATCTTTCAGGTAAGCGGACAGAGGCGCGCACGGGGCGAATCCCCGAGCGCGCCTTTTTGCATCCGGCAGACGATCTGGAGGACGGCTTATGGACCAGCATGCAGAAAAACCGGCACCCTCGCACGACGCTCGACCTTCGACCGATAGCACAGGCGCGCAGCAAGGAAAAGACCACAGAACGCCGCTCTACGATTCCCACTTGGCTGCCGAAGGCAAGATCGTACCCTTCGCCGGCTACCTGCTTCCCATCGAATATCCTACCGGGCTCATGAAAGAGCACCTCGCCGTACGCAACGCATGCGGGCTCTTCGACGTGTCGCACATGGGCGAGGTGCTGTTCGGGGGTCCGGGCGCCCTCGCTACGCTCAATCACCTCATGACAAATGATTTCAGCAATATGGCAATCGGACGCTGCCGTTACACGGCGCTGTGCTACGAAGACGGCGGCATGGTGGACGACCTTATCGTATACAAGCTCGGCGAAGAGCGCTTCCTCGCCGTAGTGAACGCCGCCAACAAGGACAAAGACGTCGCATGGATGTCCGACAACCTGCTTGGCGAAACCGAAATGCGCGACCTCTCGGACGACATCGCCCAAATTGCCGTACAAGGGTCGCTTGCTCAAAGCATCCTCTCACGGGTGGCCGACGAAGACGGTTTACCTGCCCGATACTACACGTTCAGCGAGCACGTCTCCGTTGCCGGATGCGACTGCCTCGTCTCGCGTACCGGTTACACCGGCGAAGACGGTTTCGAGCTGTACTGTGCGCCGACCGATGCGCCCACGATTTGGAGTGCCCTTTTAGAAGCAGGCGCAGGTGACGGACTTATACCGTGCGGACTCGGCGCACGCGACACGCTACGTCTCGAAGCGGGTATGCCCCTGTACGGCCACGAAATGGACGAGACGGTCGATCCTCTCGAAGCCGGCCTCGCATTTGCCGTGAAATTGGATAAACCGCAGTTCATCGGCAAAGCCGCTCTCGTTGCAAAAGGCGATCCGGCTCGGATGCGCATAGGGCTCGAAGTAACCGGTCGCGGCATTATCCGCGAGCACGAACCCGTGCTGCTCGACGACGTTTGCATCGGCACCACCACTTCGGGCACGTTCTGCCCCTTCCTTAAAAAGGCGTGTGCAATGGCGCTTGTCGATACCGGCTCGGTTGCCGTCGGCGACGAGGTCGAAGTCGAGGTGCGCGGCCGCAGGGTCGCAGCCGCCGTGGTACCCCTGCCGTTTTACCAGAGATCCCGATAGTTATCGCACGCGAAAGCGTACGCCCGCCGAAGAAGTGCGCGCGCGACCGCTTGGAAACCGGAGCCGGAAATCCGGCAACACGACGAAAGGAACACCATGAACCATCCCTCAGACCGCATGTACACCGATACGCACGAATGGGTCGCCGTCGACGGCGAGAACGCAACGATCGGTTTGACCGATTACGCCCAGAAAGAGCTCGGCGATCTCGTGTTCGTCAACCTGCCGGAAGTCGGCGACGAAGTGACGGGTGGCGAATCGTTTGCCGACGTCGAATCGGTTAAGGCCGTTTCGGAGGTCATCAGCCCCGTTGACGGCACAGTCGTCGAAATCAACGAAGAGCTCCTCGACAATCCTGCCCTCATCAACGAAGCACCCTTTGATGCATGGCTCATCCGCGTCGAGCCGGCTTCTATCGCCGTCGCCACGATGGACGCCCCCGCCTACGAGGAGCTGTGCTCGCAGTAAGGCGCGCGGCGGCGAGCACAGAGATGCTCATGCTTCCCTGCACGACGCCAGCCCAACCGATCAAGCAGAAAGGTGCATCGCATGGGAACCTACCTACCATCGACCCCGACCGAACGCGAGGAGATGCTCGGCGACCTCGGCTACGCGTCGATCGACGATCTCTACGCTGGCGTGCCGCAAGAGGCCCGTGTAGTCGAGCTCGCCTTGCCGGATGGCCTCACCGAATTCGAAGTGCGTGAGCGCATCGCTGCCCTGGCCTCCCGAAACACCGTGTTTCGTTCGATATTTCGCGGTGCAGGGGCATACCGTCGCTTCATTCCCGCACTGGTGAAAACAGTAACGACGAAGGAAGAATTCGTAACCGCCTATACGCCTTACCAGGCCGAGATCAGCCAAGGGGTGCTGCAGTCGATCTTCGAATACCAATCGATGGTGTGCGAGCTCTTCGGCATGGACGCCTCGAACGCCTCGCTCTACGACGGGGCGACCGCTGCCGCCGAGGCGGTGTTCATGTGTCAGGACCGCAAGCGTTCGGCAGTCGTAGTATCTGAAACGGTAAACCCCCAGACGATCGAAACGGTACAGACGTACTGCGCAAGCCGCAACGTCGAGGTGCGCATCGTTGCCGCACGGCACGGAGCAACCGATGTGCAGGCGTTCGCAGATGCACTCGACGATGCGACCGCGTGCGCAATCGTCCAGCAGCCCA
Above is a genomic segment from Raoultibacter phocaeensis containing:
- the gcvT gene encoding glycine cleavage system aminomethyltransferase GcvT, which encodes MDQHAEKPAPSHDARPSTDSTGAQQGKDHRTPLYDSHLAAEGKIVPFAGYLLPIEYPTGLMKEHLAVRNACGLFDVSHMGEVLFGGPGALATLNHLMTNDFSNMAIGRCRYTALCYEDGGMVDDLIVYKLGEERFLAVVNAANKDKDVAWMSDNLLGETEMRDLSDDIAQIAVQGSLAQSILSRVADEDGLPARYYTFSEHVSVAGCDCLVSRTGYTGEDGFELYCAPTDAPTIWSALLEAGAGDGLIPCGLGARDTLRLEAGMPLYGHEMDETVDPLEAGLAFAVKLDKPQFIGKAALVAKGDPARMRIGLEVTGRGIIREHEPVLLDDVCIGTTTSGTFCPFLKKACAMALVDTGSVAVGDEVEVEVRGRRVAAAVVPLPFYQRSR
- the gcvH gene encoding glycine cleavage system protein GcvH, giving the protein MNHPSDRMYTDTHEWVAVDGENATIGLTDYAQKELGDLVFVNLPEVGDEVTGGESFADVESVKAVSEVISPVDGTVVEINEELLDNPALINEAPFDAWLIRVEPASIAVATMDAPAYEELCSQ